A stretch of DNA from Sugiyamaella lignohabitans strain CBS 10342 chromosome B, complete sequence:
TACCATCTCCATTGGTGAAGTCACCACCTTGAATCATGAATTGCTTGATAACTCTGTGGAAACTGGAGCCTTTGTATCCAAAACCTTTATCTCCAGCAGCTAAGGACCGGAAATTCTCAACGGTTTTGGGGACAACCTCACCATACAAACCGAAAATAATTCGGCCAAGTTCTTCATTGCCCTGCTTAATATCAAAGTAAACTTTGTGAGTGATGACAGGAGAAACCTGCtctccagctccagaagCTGCAAAAACGTTGGAGGCGTAAAGCACAAATCCAAGAATGACTGCGAAAACAGTCCAAAGAAGCTTCATCTTGATGTTGGTGCAACGAAACTACGTTGTCTTTGTGTCAACGTGGAAGGGATGAATGATGAGCCGTGCAGAGCAGCAACGCCCTTGAAACTCACGTGATGTCTGTTTAAGAAAAGGGTTTATTATAATTTATCCTTCCGAATATTAATACTTGGAcgatattatatatataagtatatttaatatttaagAATGTAGGCTAGATTAGTTTCTATCATGTTCCCATTGAAATTTCCTCAGCTTTGTGGAGGAGCACAGCTGAGCCAGGAAACTGACAATAAATCAAATCCGTACGGCTAAAACTCAGTGATCAAGTTCCAGACGCGGTATACTTTGAAATTCCATTCTCAAACAACATATACTGGCACTGCTAAAATGTCAGTAGATGCAAATATCAATTCCAACTCAAGTTCTGCTGAAGCAGATTTACCCAATATAACACCGCGTGATGTCCGGCTACTTCACCTGATTTTGGCATCGATGGGAGTATCTTCATACCAAGACAGAGTGCCTCTGCAATTAATGGATTTTGCTTTTAGATATACACATGGAGTTCTACAAGATGCTCTCCATTATAGCGACCATGCTCACTCATCCACATCCCATCAACCAGCAGGTGTTGGTCCTTCAAATGTCCCATTGACAATAGATGATGTGCGGTTAGCAGTAGGAGCTCGAGTTAATTATCAGTTTAAACCTGCTCCGCCCAAGGAACTATTATTGGATCTTGCACAAGAACGAAACAAAAGGCCACTCCCACAGGTTAGTCAACAGTATGGTCTAAGATTACCACCCGAGAAGTACTGTTTAACTTCGAAAGAGTGGGAGttcgacgatgaagatgacgagctCATGAATGAGATTGTTGACGAACCCGTACCAGCACCTAATTCTAGTGATGTTGCAATGACTGACGACTAGACCTATATATTGTATTTAATGAATCAGTGATGCCCTTTATATCATAAGTACTCTAATTCTTGGGTTTGGCTTTTTATACAACATCCAAATTCCGATGCGAGAAATTCAATCAACCCAGATGAAAGCCCAGTAAAATAAGACGGGACTGGCTGTAGCCCAGGCTctcactgctgctgaggaCAATCGCTTCTTCCCACCCGCATATTAAGAGATGAAAAATCTATATTTGTTTCACGGTAATATCTACATAATCAGAGAAACTTTTGCTCACTAGCTCGTAGCTGATATTTTTCCCAATGAGAACTAGTTTTCCATAGTTCATATCCAAATCATCTACAGTTAGAGGTGACTCGCCTTCCAAATCAACGATATCGTAGGTATCTCTGACTCCTTGTATAATTCGGGTCTGTCTGCTATTATCATCTCGCATCAATCGTCCTTTGGTTCTATGTATCTCCACAACAGTACCATCAATGTCATATTCCCAAAGAACGTGTTGCAACCATGACTCTATTTTTTCCTCTTGCTCCTGGGTTGTCTTATCGAACCCCAGCGCTATTGTCGCTATTCTATGATCATGCCATCCGTTGGCTAACTCTTTGGAACTGCTGAGTCTCGCATTGTCTATCGTTCCATCATAGGCTCTCAAATCTAGAATTTTAGACAGATCAACTTTTCCATATGTGCTCTCTACGATGGGTGCAATGGAATTGATGCTACTTATCCTTGCTTTGATAGCTTCGAGATCTGAGGGTCTCGTGACGAATCTGTCACACTTGTTGAGAATAATAACATCAGCATGGGCTATTTGAATACTAGCTGTCGAAATACGGGGAAGCACTTCTTCGGCCTTACTTTTCTGGCCTCTTTTGGACTGGTCATCTTCCGTCACATCTTCAAGGCTCTTGACAATATTCTCAGCATCGAGCACAGTTATGATTCCATCTAAATAGATACTTGATAGTAGAGCATCATCCAGCCAGAACATATTAGCGATAGGACCAGGATCTGCCACTCCTGATGTTTCGAGTAGAATATAATCAAATTTACCGCTCTTTTCCATTAGCTTCTCGATGGCAGCGACCCCATTATCCTTGACAGTACAGCATAAACATCCATTATCCAGTTCCAGCCATTCTTCGTAAATCGATTGGCCGTCCCTTACCGTGAGTGCTCGCTCTATATCTGCTGTACTGCCAAATTCATTCATAATCATTGcaatttttttctccttctgAGTAGCCACATAGTTTAGCAATGTGGATTTACCACTTCCAAGATAACCCGTCACAATAGTTATTGGCACCCTTTTAAGCGGCATACTTTCTGGATGATCATAGCTACCAGCTACATCAACCAATTCTGGTacatcctcgtcatctaaTGCAACAGTGGTGTTAACCATATCAACCAAGCTGTCTAGTACGATGTGAGTTCATCCAGTTCACTTCACGGCCTAGCAGAGTATGCATTGCGCTATTCTTGCCGCTCACGCGGGACATGAGACCTTGTTAACAGTTATGTCTGTGTCATGTCCAAAAATTAGACTTTACTCAGGCTGGATACAGTATAGTGAAGTTTAGCCGCCCCTTCTCATGtatcttgaaaatattcttGTTTACTCACCTCCTTTTGCTACCAAATGCGTCCAACTCTATTTTCCTTCCGGTGCCGTGCCCCGTGCTCGATCACCTGCGCATTTAGCGACAGAGATTAAAATGCATGTTACAAAGAACACTCGAAAATTGAGGAATGTTTGATTTAGACAAACCTTCTTTTATCGCCATTAACTCAATTTAAAGGTACCATACTGATTGTCAGCATTTTTACCAGTATTTTGTTAATTTTGCTGGATTGTATGTCTCCGGATATCAGCTGGTCTGTTTTGGTTAttttcaaatatattttattttcttacAGATGTGATAATCGTTCGAAATCTTCTatacagaaaaaaacaaattctAAGTAGTCAATATGCACGATAAAATTAAACATATTGACTCAAACAGGCTAGGTACCTACGCCCAACGAATAGAGCTGCACAGATGCATaggaaatattattatacaCATATATCTATCAGAGAATCCAAAGAGCACTACTAAATCCAGCTCTTTTAAAATCGAATCAATTAACAACTAAAGTTAACCTGTTttcattaataaataaattatgaACGAGTTTATTCTCGTTGGTGTGCGGTGCGAAGATTCTTTTACAGAACACATAAAAAATACGAATAATATTGTGAAACCTTCATGCAAGTACTGAAAATCAGCagtcaaaagaaaataaaaataggATAATGAGCATTCAGGCTGTTCTTAATGGGGCCGGGAGTCTGTGCTTTACCGGGTGAGATCCGTCTAGTCGCAAACCTAATGGACTACAATCATAGTTGGCACCGCTCTTATCGTTGAAGCTGGGGAAATTgccttctcttctcttaCCGTCAATTGACATTGAGATATGGTAATTTCCAGACCCTTGAGTATAGGGTTGATACATGTAATTCTTGGCCTGCATATGACTTGGCATAGAGTCAAGTAGAGGAGTGGTGCCAATGGGTGGGATTTCTCTAGGATTGGCAAACGAGTAAGACTGGCCACTGGTCGAACTTGGGGAAATAGGCGACGAATTGAAACTGTCAGTTTGTTCCCTACTTAAATTTCCTGAGTTGGATGCTATGATTGCAAGTGATACCAGTGGGTGTTGTGGAGAGATTCTAATATCCACAGGACTTGGTCTTTCATCCTCTTTCCTATAGGGATGGGAGCTTCCATGTGACCCATAGTGACGTGTCAATGTAGTGTTTCTTGTGAAGGTTTTGGTACATCCGGGGTAATTGCATGAATAGGGTCTATTTCCAGTGTGAACACGTCGGTGACGGGCCAAAGAACTTGAGTCGCTGAAGGCTTTGTTACAAACATCGCATTTGTGAGGCTTTTCTCCTGTATGTACTCTGATATGAACAGTCAAGGCTGATCTCTGTATAAATCTTTTTCCACAAATAGTACAAAGATTCGGTCTGATTCCCGAATGTATCCTCTCTAGTCTGAGTTAGATATCTGTCGTCGCATTGCGCCCAAATAATATGCTACTTACCATGTCTTACTAAGTCGCTCTTTCTTGAAAACCTTCTCTCACATGTGGAGCATGGAAATGGCTTTGATTTTTGCTTTATCACAGGATCCGTTGGTAAGGTTGATGTATACCTCGGAGCAGTGAATCCACTATTAGAGAAGGTTGGAACATTTGTCACCATGTGTGGTTGGTGATTGAACTGAGGACAGTGCAGTTCGTATaacggtggtggtggtgggggcTGGGCAAATACTCTTGGTTCATTAGTCATTCCAGGAAGAGGATATGGGGATACAAGATTATTGGAAATCGAAGGCAAATTTTCGGGAGGATACGATGTTGTCGTCAACACTGGACGGAGAGGAGGAGCTGCACATGTGGAGCAACTTGGTTGAGAGACGCTAGTCCATTGAGGCTGAGGCAAATTTATGTTGTTTCTTAAATATTCCCGTTTCTCAGTAGAGCTAGAAACTGCTAGTGGACTCTTGCTTGACTGGTTCTGGGGGCATTTTTTCTCATTATTGACTTTTTGACCATCAGATCTTTGGGCATCTGGTAAACTACTCTCCTCTTTATTTGCATTTATACTGGATAGTGAATTCTTACTTTCTGCCTCTTGACAAGGCGGGTCGCCCGTTTTCGCTGGTGGTAATGTTTTTGCATCTTCGGCATTTCCTTTATGGTTTAGAATTGAACTAAGATCCATATCGATATCTCTATACCAAACTCTTCTGGTGGCGGCTCTGATTACTCGATAATTAACAGactctatttatttttattagcTTTAGTTCAGCTATTAGGCTCTCTTGATAAAAATTCTATCTTTGAGCTtcctatatatatatatatatatatgtaaaTAAACCTACTTCCCATTTTTGTACATATTATTCATTGATGAAAAGGTGAATTTTATGCGAAACCATACCTGGAGCAGATTGAAAAGGACCCCTTTGGtcacaaaaagaaaaccattattttatttgagaTGTTGGGACCATCGTGCACatagtttgtttttcttgcATAAATTTAGTTGATATGTAGGCTGGTCCTACCGCTGATCATTTACCCCTAGGAATGAGAGTAGGGACTAAGTAGCATAGATTTACTAGGtaattgaagaaagagtAAGTGCCATAGCTTTATTTTTACATTTTACTCGGTAGTCCCTCTCAGGAGCCCCCCGCTGTGTACACTTTTTTGATGTTGACAGCAACACGCGTGCTTCGCATATTAGACACAATGGCATAATGTAGGGGGATGCCAAAACCCCTGGGCCTGATGATTTGATACCTCCCTGCTTCTAGAGTGGTTGATGTCATGGCGGCATAAGTTTTATTTTACATATTCTACCAAGTTATATACCCAGTACCTCCGTTTCTGTGGGCTTCTCTGTCTTTGCTATGTCCCTAAAACATAGATATGAACCTAGCTTTGGGCTGTTCATAGCTGTGGTGGTGAGTATTCCATGACATTTCTTATGTGCTTGGACCCACTGCTCGCTAAGGCCGGTATCTTCTTATGATATCAATGCTGAAAGCAATGGTATCGACTCCAGGCTATATCGAAAATGGAGTGGTTCAGCCTCCACCTCCTTCCTGTTTCATGGAATATTTACAGtttcatttctttttcaacgaactttttgctttttggATTTCGGCTGTATTTGTTATTAATTCTCTTGGAGCTCGGATATGTGGTATCCAAGCTTTACCTGCATTACAATAGCATCATATTCATATAAATCATCCTTAGATATAAAATGTCATAATAATCCTTTTTCTTGACCATACCGCCGAGCTACCCATAACATTCCCCCATTGAGACCCGACGACATAATTATTCTCCATTCAATCTCATAGGTTTATTCTTATCTTAGTCCTCCGGCTGGCCACCGCCATCACCTAGCCCTACTCAAAGATATTAATCAACCGACATAAGATaactctcttcttttgttcaATCTTATTCCTTCTCCTTGAATCATTTCCGGAGGTGGCCCGTTCTAGATAGACTTCAGAAGGAGCGAGCTGGGCACTTGCATATTGATATAAGCAAAAAAGGCAAGACCACCCCTCGCCTTTAATCCTTCCCAGTTCTGTTCTCAGTAATGCTCTATTCAGGGCCCTTTGCCCGGTTCTTACAGAGGATGTTACCACTGTATTGGACACCCGTGTCGCTTATATATAATACCATAATATGACATGAAGTAAAAAACTTTGCCGTGGGATTAGGTCATGCGGTGATGCTCGAACAAGCAATCCTGGCTTAATGGATGCAGGGATGTATGAAGGCGATAGCAGAATATGGAGTAGCGCCAACGCGCCCACTCCTCTCTTACTGTATGTGGATATTTTATCCCTGTTGGTACATTACCATTGATGCAAAGTTCGAACTAGCGCCAGCACTTGTTGACCACAGTTATCGAGGAGAAGTTTAccaaaattatttttgattttgcatATCCCCATTAGTTAAAACGGGTCCCACAGTAGAGCTGCATAAACATGCATCAGATCTCACATGAATGTAACTCTAAATGGATCCAACATAACGATCTACGCGGGGATGAACTCGGATACTACAGAGAAGTTCATGATGAAAACATTCACTGAATTTGGTTTTTGGAAACTTTAAAAAAGCACCTCCTTggtctgtttgtttacgACGGGAAGGAAAGCAAAACTATGCTGTGTTATAATAGACATGACTATTGCTGATTCCGTCGATACGCCTTGGACCATATTCTGGCCCGATAAATCTACAATAGTGAACACCTCCTTCATCCCTGCTGAACATTATGTATGAGGGCATAATAATTGCTGACCATACTCTATCAATTCTTGTAGGTACACAGGAGGGTGCTGCGGCAGTACATTCGTCTCAGAACCCGttaaaaaaatgcaattaTGTGGCTACATGTATAGGCATCGAAGGTGCTTCGATTTTTCAATTCTACCATGCCGATGCTCATTTGGTCCAAGCAGATCGTCAAAACTTACTGTCGCCACTTGGACAAACTCCATATTCAGTGCGGGCCATGTGATATTAAAACATATGGACCCATTGTCAATATTATGGCCGTGTCATCGGCCTATCATTTCTTCTTGAGGACCGAAAGTGATTATCATAATTTCAATCTAAATTATTCTGGTGAATTGATATGCATCGTCTTTCCATAATTCACTCCCTTATCAGCACAAGGTCATCCTAGCTGTAAATCCCATAACCGTACTATTCTGTTTCGTGCCAATCTCTATTCCCCAGCATCCAGGAAGCGTTTGGATCAGTTGAGCCAAATCATTCTATAAAGAAGCAtatttgtatatttataataataaaaagaacGATGAAATCATATCTAACACGCGCCTTGAATAGGGTCGATCAACTCACTTGTGTGAAAAAATGGTGGTACGGGGAAAAATAGGAAACTAGGTATTGGAATAGATAACATGCGCGCGGGCGTATACTTATTTTGACCCTAACCTGTTAGAAAGGGCATTTCTAACATCCAGCAAAACAGTCCTCGTTATCAATGGTTTTATTAGTGGCCACGAAAAGAATTGAGCGAGCATTAGAGACCTATAATGAGCTAGAAGGTTCTGTCAGCaaaattgatgaagctTTAGATAAAAAGGATGAAAATAAAGCGTTGACAACCACTGCAAGTACTTCTCAAAGAGAGCCTGCAATCGAACATGACCGTCTTGTCATCATATCCAAGAGTCTGATTGCCAGGTACCCTGACAATGCAGAGTATAGGCTAGCGGCATTAGTTAAGGGCACTTATGTATATAATCCTCCGAAGCCGCCAGCTCCCCCCAAATCAGAAGAATTTTTGAAACAAATGGAACGCCTCCGAAATGAGGAGGCGGAAAGGGAATACCAGAGAATGATCAATCCTGAGCTGGCCTTAGctatttcttctggttctgaatCAGTTCCATCCATCGGTCAAGAGGCAAAGCAGTTAAAGGAGCAATTATCGGCGATTGTAAATATAATGGTGTCTGTTGCGTCAGTTGCAGCTGCCATATGGTACTGGTCTGGTTCGTCTGCTGGGTTTTCAACACCTACACGGACATTATTGAGTTTATTCGGAGCAATAACTGTTCTTATAGCAGAGGTAGTTGTCTACCTCCGCTACAAGGTAAGAGTTGAAGAGGCAAAGGTGCTTGAAAGAAAtaagaaggaaaagaagagtATTGTGTCAACAGTTGATCTAGCTGATTCAGCCCAAAGCATTATTTCGCTGAACCTTGATAACTCCAGTACCTCAGTCGATACTTCGAAGGACAAACTTTTATCAAAGAAGTCTAAATCGGACATGCGCAAAAGAGGCAAAAAGTCTTGAAACTTGTGACTCAGCTATAATAGGCACATTCGATATTCAGGATATAAATATGTATTGGATCATATTGCATTTGATGATTCTTGATTCTTTAACAAACTACCAGTTGTATATAATTAAATTTAAAGAGATAACTAAAGCTGCTCAGAGGTGTCGCTCTTCAAAAAGCTTTGACCAGTTTTTCCTTCTCTTGAGTGGTATTGGCTATCCCGTTCTTCTTGAAAACGGTCAGTGCGGTCTGCCACGCCGGAAATTGAAACAGAAGGGGGAGGTGGTGGCAATTTAACTTGACGAATTTCCAGTTTTCTGTGATGTTAGTATAATAGTTCAGTTATTAGTAACTTTGTTAACTCACTCATAGTCTTTGGATTTTTCGTAGCTCCACTTCAATATAATTCTGTACAACTCCCATGTAGTGAAATCGGGCCACAATGTGGTAACAAATTCGACTTGACAATTAATATTACTTTCCCAAAGCATGAAATCAGATAAGCGAGTAGCACCACTTGTGCGAACAAGAATATCCAACGGAGGACTTTGGCCAGTATGAAACTCATGCTGAAGCAACTCAATATCAATCTGAGAAGTATCAATTTCGTTATTTTCAACCTTGCTGGCTATATTTCTGATTGCATGTGTAATGTCATCTCGAGAAGTATACGGACAACAGATGTTGAAGGTCATCCTGCACTGTTAGTAATCTGCTAGCCGAATCAAACTCAAAGTACATACAGGCTGTTTTTCGTGGttcttttttcaatttcattAATTCTCTGCAAAATATCATCAGCCAACAGCTCTTTATCCCCCAGGAAGCGAACTCTAATACCATAATCGTCGGTAAACTTTGGTGCTGAAATATAATCCATAACTCTGCTTCTGActaaattaaataattCTTCGACTTCGCCTTTCGGccttttgaaattttcaattgaaaatgcATAAACCGTGACTGCCTTCACACCTAGTCTTGCGCATAGTTCAACTATCTGAAAAGTTAGGGTCTTTCCGGCCCACGGCTCTCATTACAAACGCTAACTTACTTGTATAAGAGTTTCAAATCCGGCAAAATGACCCTCACGAAGTTCAATATTGTTTTGAGTTGCATATCTACGATTTCCATCCATAACAAATGCAATGTGTTGGGGGATGGGGCCTGTTCTCATGGCACTGATAATACCATCGTTCAAGAAACTCATCCCATATTCAGCGAACGGAAATCGTTTAAGCCATCCAAACAATTCAGACATCTCGGACAACGTTCACCTAGGTAGTATAGTAAGTCGGGAGTTGGATCTCTATATTTAAGAAAGCAAGATGTTGTAAGGATTTGTCGACAGGGATAAATCCTGTTGATGCATCATATCGTCATGCATGCACTCTTGATCGTTTATGCAGGGTCTTGGATCGGCGTCCAccattattttcaaaactTTGTCAAATATTATGTCAAGCGATaagtataaataatcaCAACAAGTATGAAGGATTTGTATGCTCACAACTTTTAAAGATGATATTAGCTTCGTTTCTGTTTGCGACTTTCTTCCATCTGACTTGCGTATTGGCAAGGGTAACATTCCATGACACCTCTAGCCTAGGATGGGATCCAACCATTGTCCAGTTTGCTGGTTATATTGATGTTGACGAGGGTCATAATAGCCTGTTTTACTGGTTTTTTGAATCGCGCAATGAACCTGCTAATGACCCTGTGATCCTTTTTCTGAATGGCGGTCCCGGTTGTTCCTCAATGAAGGCTTTGTGGCTCAACTTTCCAGGTGTTATTCAGGCAAACCTTTCTCATACATACAATCCATACTCATGGAATGCTAATGCAAGTATCTTGTACTTAGACAACCCTGCCGGAACTGGCCTTTCGACAGTTGGCCGTGACGTGAATAACACTGCTGATATGAGCCGCCAAGTTTATGAATTCTTGAACATATTTTTTGACTCATTTCCCGCCTATCGAGAGCTTGAGGTGCATGTCGTTGCATTATCTGATGCTGGCTACTATGCACCAGatattgctgttgaaatCTTATCTCATGACGAGAAGCTATTTAACTTGGCCTCCATAGCGATTGGAAATGGCCTTGTCAATGCCCAGCTACAATACCAGTATATTCAGCCCATGGTAtgtggagctggtggtatcTCTCCGGTTCTCTCACCAGAGACATGTGCTGATATGGACTTGGATACTCCACTGTGCGTGGAGCAGATTTCCGATTGTAATACGCAAGGATATGGATGCTCAGAAGCTTTGGATTTCTGTAATCAAGTAACATTTAATAAGATAGGCAACAACCTGTTCAACCTCGAACAACCGTGTGACAACATAACCTCAGAATGCTATCCTGGAGACACATACTACGTACAGTACATGAATTTACCAGTCGTCATGACTACTGTGGGTTcgaaaaaaacaaacttcaCGGCTTGCAATGCGACAATTGCCCAAGACTTCGCCGAT
This window harbors:
- the PRC1 gene encoding carboxypeptidase C PRC1 (Vacuolar carboxypeptidase Y (proteinase C, CPY); broad-specificity C-terminal exopeptidase involved in non-specific protein degradation in the vacuole; member of the serine carboxypeptidase family; GO_component: GO:0005737 - cytoplasm [Evidence IDA] [PMID 11914276]; GO_component: GO:0005783 - endoplasmic reticulum [Evidence IDA] [PMID 11914276]; GO_component: GO:0000324 - fungal-type vacuole [Evidence IDA] [PMID 14562095]; GO_component: GO:0000324 - fungal-type vacuole [Evidence IDA] [PMID 23708375]; GO_component: GO:0005773 - vacuole [Evidence IEA,IEA,IEA]; GO_function: GO:0004180 - carboxypeptidase activity [Evidence IEA]; GO_function: GO:0016787 - hydrolase activity [Evidence IEA]; GO_function: GO:0008233 - peptidase activity [Evidence IEA]; GO_function: GO:0004185 - serine-type carboxypeptidase activity [Evidence IEA]; GO_function: GO:0004185 - serine-type carboxypeptidase activity [Evidence IDA,IMP] [PMID 8679540]; GO_process: GO:0046938 - phytochelatin biosynthetic process [Evidence IDA,IMP] [PMID 17408619]; GO_process: GO:0006508 - proteolysis [Evidence IEA,IEA]; GO_process: GO:0007039 - vacuolar protein catabolic process [Evidence TAS] [PMID 8789256]), with amino-acid sequence MILASFLFATFFHLTCVLARVTFHDTSSLGWDPTIVQFAGYIDVDEGHNSLFYWFFESRNEPANDPVILFLNGGPGCSSMKALWLNFPGVIQANLSHTYNPYSWNANASILYLDNPAGTGLSTVGRDVNNTADMSRQVYEFLNIFFDSFPAYRELEVHVVALSDAGYYAPDIAVEILSHDEKLFNLASIAIGNGLVNAQLQYQYIQPMVCGAGGISPVLSPETCADMDLDTPLCVEQISDCNTQGYGCSEALDFCNQVTFNKIGNNLFNLEQPCDNITSECYPGDTYYVQYMNLPVVMTTVGSKKTNFTACNATIAQDFADSGSQLTVSSRNLTTILEEGVPVLIFSGDLDGTYNWLGTRAVSKTLKWSGHDEFISSNATDLELDKTVIGQATNYENLSFVRIFQAGHLTSYDKPKETLKILNTWMAGDYSFKSLRSQAYITLR